One Coffea arabica cultivar ET-39 chromosome 5e, Coffea Arabica ET-39 HiFi, whole genome shotgun sequence DNA segment encodes these proteins:
- the LOC113743518 gene encoding premnaspirodiene oxygenase-like, which yields MEITYPAFLVSILFFFLLWKFNRLFIKSSKRTHNPRKPPGPWKIPLVGSMHHLAGSLPHLALRDMAKKFGPIMHLQMGEISTVIISAAQEAKQVLKVHDIAFADRPELLASKILGYDNLDIAFSPYGDHWKQMRKICLLELLSPKSVRSFGSLREDEASKVIRSIKSSSNSPVNVTEKVFSFTNGVVCRAAFGKSFAHQDVLIPLINEAILSGGGFDIADLFPSLKFLHSLSGLKPKLLKLHHEIDQLLENIINEHKEKQTSDLVDSQSAEEDLVDVLLRLKERGDFNISTDSIKAVIWDVFAAGTETSAATLDYAMAELIRNPSVMEKAQAELRQVLEGKETVQETDLKELNYLKAVIKETLRLHPPLPLILPRECREPCKIAGYDIPIKTKVMINAWAIHRDPEVWPNHEKFKPERFLDSGIDSIGTNFEYIPFGGGRRICPGISFGSAGVELLLAKLLYHFDWSLPNGTAGPQMPDMTEILGATARRKNSLTLVATIHDPSA from the exons ATGGAGATTACTTATCCTGCTTTTCTTGTAAGCatcctcttcttttttcttctatgGAAGTTTAATAGGCTATTCATCAAAAGTTCCAAGAGAACTCATAATCCCAGAAAACCCCCAGGGCCATGGAAGATTCCTCTGGTTGGAAGTATGCACCATCTAGCTGGTTCTTTGCCACACCTTGCTCTAAGAGACATGGCTAAAAAATTTGGACCCATCATGCATCTGCAGATGGGAGAAATATCTACAGTGATTATATCAGCAGCACAGGAAGCAAAACAAGTGCTGAAAGTTCATGACATTGCCTTTGCAGACCGACCAGAACTTCTAGCTTCTAAGATACTTGGTTACGACAACTTGGATATCGCCTTTTCACCTTACGGCGATCACTGGAAACAGATGCGAAAAATCTGTCTCCTAGAACTCCTCAGTCCCAAGAGCGTACGGTCTTTTGGCAGTCTCCGGGAGGATGAGGCCTCGAAGGTGATTAGATCCATCAAGTCATCGTCAAACTCGCCAGTCAATGTTACTGAAAAAGTCTTCTCTTTTACGAATGGCGTAGTCTGCAGAGCAGCTTTCGGAAAGAGCTTCGCTCACCAAGATGTTCTGATACCGCTGATAAATGAGGCAATTTTATCAGGCGGAGGTTTCGATATAGCTGATTTGTTTCCTTCGCTaaaattccttcattctttGAGTGGTTTGAAGCCAAAACTGCTAAAGCTGCATCACGAGATTGACCAGCTGCTTGAAAACATAATCAATGAGCACAAAGAGAAGCAAACAAGTGATTTAGTTGATTCCCAATCAGCAGAGGAAGATTTAGTTGATGTCCTATTAAGACTTAAGGAAAGAGGTGACTTCAATATTTCAACAGACAGCATCAAGGCTGTTATTTGG GACGTTTTTGCAGCTGGGACCGAAACTTCTGCAGCCACATTAGACTACGCAATGGCAGAGCTGATTAGAAACCCAAGTGTCATGGAAAAGGCCCAAGCTGAGCTGAGACAGGTCCTCGAGGGGAAGGAAACAGTACAAGAGACAGACTTGAAGGAATTGAATTACCTAAAAGCAGTGATCAAAGAGACTCTGAGGCTGCACCCTCCTCTTCCACTGATACTTCCAAGAGAATGCAGGGAGCCATGTAAGATTGCTGGTTACGATATTCCCATCAAAACTAAAGTCATGATAAATGCCTGGGCAATTCATCGTGATCCTGAAGTTTGGCCGAACCACGAAAAGTTTAAACCGGAGAGATTTCTTGACAGTGGCATTGACTCAATAGGGACGAATTTCGAGTATATCCCATTTGGTGGAGGAAGAAGGATTTGCCCAGGAATATCATTTGGTTCGGCAGGTGTTGAGCTTCTTCTTGCTAAGCTGCTGTACCATTTTGACTGGTCACTTCCCAATGGAACTGCAGGTCCTCAAATGCCAGACATGACCGAAATCTTAGGTGCAACTGCAAGAAGAAAAAACAGCTTGACTTTAGTTGCAACTATTCATGATCCATCTGCATAG